A window of Cryptomeria japonica chromosome 3, Sugi_1.0, whole genome shotgun sequence contains these coding sequences:
- the LOC131042659 gene encoding cytochrome P450 86B1 has product MRYTMILEAFRAEAVYLVIGVSILSWVLWQCLSSGNRRAGPLSWPVVGMLPSVFLHLHEIYEWSSEVLIQSGGTLDFKPPWMTKMFTLVTIDPRNIEYMVKTKFGNFPKGAYFNSIFQDLMGKGILNVDGKEWAGARKIMSSIFHSHDYKSHLIQTLEELVKCRLLPVAQAACESGAVVDLQQLLVRFTFENMCVVGFGLNPKAFEKPEAEAIARAFDDALDATVRRFIIPSTLWKLMRFLGFGSEEKLNVSLQLIHSFLHRLISLRRHELVGDGTDRRHDLLSKLMMQAEAEHSLTNETELRDTCINFVLAGRDTSSVALSWFFWLLTQNPSVERKILGEIEGVIKRRRSRGEPEAEELRVEDMKEMQYLHAALSESLRLYPSLPINFKEVKEREVLPDGRVLAKGTSLMFSIYGMGRAESIWGSDCREFKPERWLKEGVYVAEKASKYPVFNAGPRVCPGKDFAYLQMKLVAVLLVYRYRMEAAEGVVVVPKLGVNLFMKNGLLVTLHPRHTTPNSLD; this is encoded by the coding sequence ATGAGGTACACGATGATTTTAGAAGCTTTCAGGGCTGAAGCTGTGTATTTAGTCATAGGAGTTTCCATATTGAGTTGGGTACTATGGCAGTGCTTGAGTAGTGGAAACAGAAGAGCGGGACCCCTAAGCTGGCCAGTGGTAGGAATGCTTCCCTCTGTTTTTCTGCATCTGCATGAAATATACGAGTGGAGCAGCGAGGTGCTCATACAGAGCGGTGGGACACTGGACTTCAAGCCTCCATGGATGACCAAAATGTTCACCCTTGTCACAATAGATCCCAGAAACATTGAATACATGGTGAAAACGAAATTTGGGAATTTCCCCAAAGGTGCCTATTTCAACTCCATTTTCCAAGATCTTATGGGCAAGGGAATCCTCAATGTAGATGGCAAAGAATGGGCCGGGGCCAGAAAGATAATGAGCTCCATCTTCCACTCACACGACTACAAATCCCATCTGATTCAAACCCTCGAGGAGCTCGTGAAGTGCAGGCTGCTACCCGTCGCGCAGGCGGCGTGCGAGAGCGGCGCCGTAGTTGATCTTCAGCAGCTGCTCGTCCGCTTCACTTTTGAAAATATGTGCGTGGTAGGGTTTGGCCTGAATCCAAAGGCCTTTGAAAAGCCAGAGGCGGAGGCCATTGCCCGGGCATTTGACGACGCTCTGGACGCAACTGTCCGCCGCTTTATTATCCCTTCTACGCTTTGGAAATTAATGAGGTTTCTAGGGTTTGGTTCCGAAGAGAAGCTCAACGTGTCCCTGCAACTCATTCATAGCTTCCTCCACCGCCTCATTTCGCTCCGCCGCCACGAGCTGGTGGGCGACGGCACCGATCGCCGCCACGATTTGCTCTCAAAACTGATGATGCAAGCGGAGGCGGAGCACTCTTTGACGAACGAAACAGAGCTGCGAGATACTTGTATTAATTTCGTCCTGGCGGGGCGGGACACGAGCTCTGTTGCGCTCTCCTGGTTCTTCTGGCTGCTCACCCAAAACCCTAGCGTAGAACGCAAAATTTTAGGGGAAATCGAAGGAGTTATAAAGCGGCGGAGGAGCAGGGGGGAGCCAGAGGCGGAGGAGCTGCGGGTGGAGGATATGAAGGAGATGCAATATTTGCACGCGGCGCTTTCTGAATCGCTGAGGCTTTACCCTTCGCTTCCAATCAACTTCAAAGAGGTGAAGGAAAGAGAGGTTTTGCCCGACGGGAGGGTTTTGGCCAAGGGCACTTCACTCATGTTCTCCATATATGGAATGGGGCGAGCGGAGAGTATATGGGGAAGTGACTGTAGGGAATTTAAACCAGAGAGGTGGTTGAAAGAGGGTGTTTATGTTGCGGAGAAAGCAAGCAAGTACCCGGTGTTTAATGCAGGGCCGAGGGTTTGTCCAGGGAAGGACTTTGCCTATTTGCAGATGAAGCTGGTGGCGGTTCTTCTTGTTTATCGATATCGCATGGAGGCTGCGGAAGGGGTGGTGGTTGTGCCAAAGCTGGGAGTGAATCTTTTCATGAAAAATGGGCTCTTGGTCACTCTGCATCCAAGACACACCACACCCAATTCTCTGGACTGA